From the genome of Trypanosoma brucei brucei TREU927 chromosome 11 chr11_scaffold01 genomic scaffold, whole genome shotgun sequence:
AACTCAAAAAGGATACCCCGTTAGTGGTAGAGAGAGGGGAAGGAATGTGGCGAATGGGCGCGCCAGATGAAAGCGAGAACTTGTTCTCTCTACGGTAAAGGaccagacacacacacatacacgtatatgtatatgtatatatatatatatatatatatatatattagacaaaagaaaaagaaaaagaaaacagaaagacaaCGTACGCGAAGTCGGTGGCAAAACCTTCCCTCTATGCTGGGTAGGTTGacagaaacaaagaaaagaaaaagaaacatgtggGCTTAGTCTGGCGATAAAATAGCGGTGAAGCATCTATGGCGCGGTCGAACAACAGGTCTCTAGTGAAGATTGTATTTTTCTAGGCTTTTTTCGGTAGATCCAAACCCACATGAGCACGTgccacacaaatatattagTGTTACTGCATGTGCACAAGAAAAGCACGGCatatttctatatttttATGCGCAGCATAGGTGGTCCCCGATGTTACCACCCACATGAAGTGCTCGTCAGCCTTTACATGTTGCTGCTTCTTAGCTTCACCATGTCCGCTTTTTGACCTTGGTTCTCTTTGCGAGTAGGCTCCGATAGCAGGAATGTTGTATCATCATATCTAAAACAATAGTCGTTCACATGAGCAAATTGCTACTGCTCCTCCTCTTACCGCACGTCTGTTCCCATGAGCCCCGTTTTGTGGCTATATACATGCGCTACTCTGCCATATCCTTACTCtgttttgcttcatttcccTAACCTCTCCTACTCATTAGCCTCTATAAGAGCCCCGCCCCCTCCTCGCATTATGTTGCCTTCCTTCCCCCATTCCAGCGAAACCAGGGATTCCACCACTTTCTTGACGGTTGGAGTGAGTTGCACGACCCGCGGGTGGAAGGTTTTGCTGCGGCAATGGTCTCGGTTGTTGCTGCCGAATCTTGAAGGGCTGGGGCTCTTCGTTGAAGCGGTTCTGGATTGGGTTTTCGTGTCCCGTGCCAGAGTTCAAATTCCCATTCTTGTTATTGGGGTTGAACACGCGCACACCACGCCGTTTGCCCGGTGAATCGCTCTCGCTGAAGCAAAGGAAGCGACTTTGAGTGTTGCCTTCGAATTTCTCACGCACTTCTTTGTCGCGCTGCGCCGCAGAATCGACAGGTCGTAGGCGCTGCAATTCAGCACAATCTCGCTCCCTCACCTCACGAGGATGGTTCAAAGTTGGTGCATCGGTGTTCCACGAAAAAATATTCAGCCCACCTCGCGCAAGGCGGTCCTTTGACAGGCGCCGGGTATCCACCGCTTGTGTTTGGGCTTGCGGCTGCAAAGGTAAATCATAACCTCCACCGTTCATATCGACGTGTTCGTATGCATCATGACCCCCGTAACCTGGTGGAGGCCCGTCCATGTACGACTGGGGGGCATCTCGGAGTAAATCCTCCTGACCGGCGTATGGGGACTCAAGGAAGGTCGGGTGCTTATCGTATGCATCTACATGCTGAGCCCGGCCCAATTCATCAGTGCGACCCCTCAGGTCACTTTCATAGTCGTAGTTGGCAAGCATCTTGgtaatataatatttatattatattcTCTGCTCCAAAATAATATCACCTTTTGTCTTTATTATTCCTCACTTCTACTTGCTTCTCTTGTTTGCTCCTACCTGAGCTTTATTATGTCAAGGCGAGATTCAACGTAACTCTCTTCTAATAACCGATCGATGCGCGGCGATTTCTACCTTACGTGAACAGTAAAGCTgagttatttttattttaagagCTTTCCACTGTTTCTATCGCTTACCTCTTAGTCACAATTCTTCAGGATGTTCTACTATATCAGTGGCATTATAATGCAAGTGAAAAGCACACGATCAGAGACGTGAACACGTACGCACGTACAAAGAGCATAAAGTAAATGACATTGTCAAGTGATTATTCCACTCACTCATCCGCCTTCACCACaataataaattaataaCGGCGCCCACCACCCACAACTGGGACAGCCACTAAGAAACACAAAGCAAGGGAAACCACATAACCTCACttccacaaaacaaagcacgcGCACGTGCAACCCCGCCAACACGCTCACAGACAATTAGACTATAAAacgagaagggggaaaattgcagaaaaacaaaccagaagaaacaaccacaaataaaaagaaaaacagtagATAGCACCAGATAAAAGTAATcctaaaaaatatatacatacacatacatgctTTAAGACATGAAAATACTAAAGTAAtacaaaagtaaaagcaaaagtgCAAAAGTGTTTCGAAACCGATAAAAGTAAGATtgaaaacaataatacaTATAAAATTATtgaaaacataaaaataagaacAAAACCCGgtcaaattcaaaaaaagcaagagcaacaaattaataaaagaagaaaatttcaagaaattaaaaatatatatcagAAAATCAGATAAATATTAAAGGCCGACAGCACTTAACAAGACTCTCAATAACATCCCGTTGACAACAAGAAATTTCATTGCAACCATAAAATAGTCGCGCCTTCTTCACCACAGTTGGTGACTTTACAACCCATAAAGGGCCCTTACCGCGGATGCCAGATTTCTGTTGCACAAGCTTCAGACCCGTCATGATATCAAAACCAAATCCAAGAGCATGAGCAATTTCATGTGCCGTCACGCGCATACTACTATCATGAGAAGTCAGCACTTCAGGTCCAATATTGAAAACACCAACAGTAGGGCGATGATCCCTATACCTCGAACACGGACCTGCCCATGCTGCAGGTGAACCCATTGGACCAGCGGCACCATATAACACCATATCAGCATCGGAGACACCTGTAGTGCGGTGCTCCTGAGGAATGTTGAAGTATTTGCAAAATGTGTATACTTCAGGAACCTTTATTGGGCCTTGAACTGGTTGTACCATAAGGCGGTCGCTGTGCATCTTCAATGCATCCGGTATAACAACAGACAGAAGagatttcttttctctgtcAGCACGGAATCAGTTGTGCATTGTAGTACATGCCCCTAAAAATAGAGCGAGTCTGACCTTCCCTTTCACAATATTTCTTCGGGTCGTCAATATCCGATTTAAAAACCTGAAATCGAATGGGTTGCCATCCTGCCGTTGAACTCGTAACAATCGCATGCACCAGATCTCCTTTAGGTACTCGAGGCTCACCCACCACTGGAAGGTCCCGCATACTCATGTTTTTCATCAACTTGCCGAAGTCACACCGATGTGGTGGGATATTGCCTTCAGTCACATCACCACATAATATCAAACCcaataaaaagggaatgaCATAACGAGGGAACATAATCACTgtcatatatacacactcaagCGTATCAATAGATATTTGCAAATCCTTTAAATACAGTTTGGATACCACATTcatataataaaaagaaatagaaacaGAAATGTAAAGACAtaggaaataaatatatatataataacaacaatatattATTTGATTACTATCATTGTGAATGATGATAAAGGTGTGAAAACTCCATGCTCAAGTAAAGAGGGttaggaaaataatacaaaaaaaaggatcatGAGTGTCCAATGAGAGCAGCGCATCACACACGTGGGAATGATTTCGCCTtataacaagaaacaaatgaaaggtTCATGCACattaaatgaaagaaaccaGTGAGAACACAGCACATGAAGGAATTACgtacatcaaaagaaaagcaaagtacaaaggaaaaagaaaaagatatattCTTCAGATATGACAGTTACCGCTGTcgcaagaggaaaaaaaagaagaaaaaataaaacagaagaatTGAACAAAGACATAATATTCATTGATGAAAATTTATGATATGAAACATTAAACTGCTCTATCTACATCAAGCAGGAAACCATTTGATAttccacacacataaattATTGTGATGTGCGCAACCGAAATGGAAAGATACGGAAGACAGTGCTGATATACATCAATACCGTCACCTCCAGGCAAAACAGTACCCAAAACATTATGTAGGTTTTCCATTATTCATTTCAATATATCCACACAATTTCCAATTTAAgagcaataaaacaaacattcaatatttatgtatatatatatatatatatatgctatCACTTTACACTGGAACAGCAACAAGTGTCGTGTGATGTTGTCGTCAAAGAGATATGACGTGATAAATGACAGCGGTTCCCCATTCATAAAACAGCATGTTTGTACATCatgtgaaagaaagaaagattgGTTAGTAATTCAACTGTTAATAAAGCACACCAAAACTCTCAACAAATGCCTGTGAAATCCAGCTAAGAAAGGCATCATAAAGTAATTGCAGTAACAGTGCCGCTTACgcataatattattatagggaaaaagaaacgaagagtAGCATATTCCACATAAAATAACTTGAATGTACAGCCCATGATGCTGCACCTGTCCCGTGCTCTGTCTCTTCAGAATCCACTGGGGAAGGCGCTTCGGAAGATTCTTCTGAAGATTCTTCGGAAGATTCTGCAGAAGATCCTTCAGAAGATCCTTCGGAAGATCCTTCGGAGGATCCTTCGGAAGATCCTTCAGAAGATCCTTCGGATGCCACCGCCGAAGGGACGGTGACCCGCTTCAACACCTTCGAGGCACACAACTCAGACTTTTTAGGACACCGAACATAACCGCTGGAGAATGTCACATTAGATGTCACATTTCTTCCCTCGGGGCAATCATACCATTGGTCGTCATCAACAAAACGCACCTGAAGAGTATCTGGTTCACAATTCACCTCAACACAAATATCAGCAATTGCAACTATAACGTTCTTCAGCTTGAGACCCGTAGCTTTCACACACCGTGAGTTAGGTCCAATGCGACTTCCCCACATTGCATGCGGATGACCATCAGTGCAGCCGGTATTGGAGAAGAGACGTATGTAAGGGCAGAAATCAAGCAGTTCATTGGGGCCACCCTTATTGACACGAGAAAAGTACCGATATTGCTGGGGTATTGGAGTCctgtataaataaatggcACATGATCCCAACCCACCCCTGTCGGCGGTACAAACATTTTCACCCTTCTTTGTCGCAGATGTACAAAACACATCAGGAAAGTTGCTCTTTCCACTCTCTATACGTGTGTGTTGCAGAAAATCACAGCCTCGTCCTTTACCAAAATGCATATCTTCTTCAGTTCCCCATCTGGCTTTGTAAAAACCCATATCCTCAAATAATGCCATAGTTAGCACACTATAACGGCCTCCATCGCTGCCTTTTATACCAGCCATCATCTCTTCCATTGCGATCCTACGCTCCCAATGCGATCTAACCGTACCCCTGCCACCTTCATCCTCCAGTTCCACACCCGTGATATCATTGCAACCATAAAATTCCTGCGCTTTCTTTACCACAGTTTGTGACTTTACAACCCATACAGGGCCCTTACCGCGGATGCCAGATTTGGATGCCACAAGCTTCCGCTCATTCATAATATCAAAACCAAATCCAAGAGCATGAGCAATTTCATGTGCCGTCACACGCATACTACTATCATGAGAAGTCAGCACTTCAGGTCCAATAttgaaaacaccaacaacagggCGTCCATCCCTCAACTTCGCACACGGAACAGCCCATGCTGCAGGTGAACCCATTGGACCAGCGGCACCATATAACACCATATCAGCATCGGAGACACCTGTAGTGCGGTGTTCCCTGGGAATGTTAAAGTTTTTGCAAAACGATTGCTCCCTATGGACCGTGATTCGTCCCTTTACTGGTTGTACCATGAGGCGATCGCTGTGCATCTTCAGTGCATCTGGTATCACAGCATCCAAAAGAGATTTCTTCTGCGATGTCAGCAAGGATTCAGTTTTGCATTTGTAGTAGATGCCCCTAAAATTAGAGCGAGTTTCACCCACATTTCCACAATATTTCTTCGGGTCCTCAATATCCGATTTAAAAACCTTAAATCGAATGGGTTGCCATCCTGCCATTGAACTCGTAACAATCGCATGCACCAGATCTCCTTTAGGTACTGGAGGCTCATCCACCACTGGAAGGTCCCGCATACTCATGTTTTTCATCAACTTGCCGAAGTCACACCGATGTGGTGGGATATTGCCTTCAGTCACATCACCACATAATATCAAACCCAATAAACAGGGAATGACATAACGAGGGAACATAATCACTgtcatatatacacactcaagCGTATCAATAGATATTTGCAATTCCTTAACTTACAGGATAGAAACTACATACATagaataagaaaaggaaatagaaaTAGGAATGCAAAGCCATAGGAAGATATGTAAGGTCAGAGTTAGAAATgtaacaacacacaaaatattAATTTGTGTGTTACTGATAATGCAACCGAAGTTGTACTCAAGCATGAAAAAATAGGCATAATACTGCACAGTAACCGCATCTCAAAATACAGCACATGCGTGTGTATAGGATATATAACCTGCTGTCGCATCAGTACGCAATGGTGTCAATCAAACAATACTATCAGAGGTATCGGAGTGATTGCGGTTGTTGAACATCACGCACAACAGACATAGTTACCACATATtgtaaaagggaaggaatcaacaagggaaaaggagaggaatatgggaaagggaaagggaaggaaatgaatgtTGTCAGACAGGGATAACTGTTAGCAGTCGTTACTCGTCAATGTTAAATCAGAAGAGGTGTCAGGTAAACGTGTCTTCTCATCATAAGGTACAAGATTTCATTATGCGAGCACTTCCATAGAGACCTCTCTGTAACTCATGGTTGGGACTCGATAAtccaaaaataacaacaaacacaGATGTATCGCTACAAGTTAACTCTCTCTTAAAggatatatttatatattattactaaTTTTAGTATACCATACAGTATGATAACTAAATAAACATAGTTTCTGTAGAGAAAGTATAGGACGCATAACCATCCGTTACAGGATCCCACAACCCCCTGGAGGCAATTCTTATTCCCTGATTTACGGCCTCAGTGACGGTGGCATGAGTAACAAATTTATAACGCTCATATCCCAGGCGCACAACACGCTGCTGAATCTCACTacatatttcttttattagtGGTTGTACATCCTCATGCACATACGCCCGATCCCCAACGAGTGTTTGGCACACCTTTTTCAAAATGGGCTCAACGGCACTCGCTCGGAATTTAGTTCCGGGACGCGGCAGCTTAATGGCAGGGCGCGGGGCTTCATCGTACTCGTTCACCATCAGCTACGTTTGacttccacttctttcctcttcttcttttctcttgttttgtcCCGGGTGCTCGTGTGGATACGCGTAGACgcctttcttatttcttcctAAAGGCAAACAAATTGGTTAATATTCTAAACGATCACGAGCACAGATCAGTAAACACCTACACGAGGAGTATACTTCGATTTTAGAAACGaacagaaaagcaaaagcaatggcaaaaaagaataccaaacgaagaaatggaacatcatatgaatatatataataacaacaatatattatttgattactatcattacgtTAGGTAAAAGATTTATGCACTCCATGCTCAAGT
Proteins encoded in this window:
- a CDS encoding Gp63-1 surface protease homolog, putative (GPI-Anchor Signal predicted for Tb11.02.5610 by DGPI v2.04 with cleavage site probability 0.64800006 near 586), encoding MTVIMFPRYVIPCLLGLILCGDVTEGNIPPHRCDFGKLMKNMSMRDLPVVDEPPVPKGDLVHAIVTSSMAGWQPIRFKVFKSDIEDPKKYCGNVGETRSNFRGIYYKCKTESLLTSQKKSLLDAVIPDALKMHSDRLMVQPVKGRITVHREQSFCKNFNIPREHRTTGVSDADMVLYGAAGPMGSPAAWAVPCAKLRDGRPVVGVFNIGPEVLTSHDSSMRVTAHEIAHALGFGFDIMNERKLVASKSGIRGKGPVWVVKSQTVVKKAQEFYGCNDITGVELEDEGGRGTVRSHWERRIAMEEMMAGIKGSDGGRYSVLTMALFEDMGFYKARWGTEEDMHFGKGRGCDFLQHTRIESGKSNFPDVFCTSATKKGENVCTADRGGLGSCAIYLYRTPIPQQYRYFSRVNKGGPNELLDFCPYIRLFSNTGCTDGHPHAMWGSRIGPNSRCVKATGLKLKNVIVAIADICVEVNCEPDTLQVRFVDDDQWYDCPEGRNVTSNVTFSSGYVRCPKKSELCASKVLKRVTVPSAVASEGSSEGSSEGSSEGSSEGSSEGSSAESSEESSEESSEAPSPVDSEETEHGTGAASWAVHSSYFMWNMLLFVSFSL
- a CDS encoding dynein light chain, putative (similar to outer-arm dynein light chain 3 (LC3) - sea urchin {Anthocidaris crassispina}; simlar to SP:P11985: T complex testis-specific protein 2 (TCTEX-2). {Mus musculus;}); its protein translation is MVNEYDEAPRPAIKLPRPGTKFRASAVEPILKKVCQTLVGDRAYVHEDVQPLIKEICSEIQQRVVRLGYERYKFVTHATVTEAVNQGIRIASRGLWDPVTDGYASYTFSTETMFI